The DNA sequence tcgtctttgtattattttcaattaaatatagggattaaatgatttgcacatcattgcacttttatttgcattttacacagtcccaactattttggaaacggGGCGGTAATAACATACAGCAGTTATAGAcagataaatacacacacacagtaaatatGGATGTGGGCACCTAGGAACTGGGTAAAGGCTAAATACCATTGGTTTGTGTGGCGGCACCGGTGGTCGGCAGGTTGTTGCTGATTGCCCCGTAGCTGCGGAAGCTGTAGTTGAGGCCTCCGTTGGTGCCATTAGTGTAGACTGAGTCCTGGGACTGGGACTGGGAATAGGCTGAGGCAGCTAGGGAGAAGCCTGAGGGGGTCACAGAGGTCGGGTCCCTGGAGCCGTTCTTATCAACAGTAGCCGGTTCCTCCTAGAAGGGTAGTCACATTAGTTGCTACACTGTACTAACAGAAAGAACAACACAGTGGAAAGACATTTTACAGTGTTAGCAAGATACATACGGTATCTGACTAGGCTGCATACGCATACTGTTGATGAGGGCTTTTTTTTGTACACATACCCAAAGAAATTGCACTTAATCTACTGTCatggaaaaaaaatcacacaaatgAACACTTCGAAACAAAACGAATGAACAAAATCGCAAACATGCtgtaaacacaccaacacactcacAGGGCCTTGATAGACATCTAGTCGCATCCTCTTGGCAGCGTTGCGAGTCTCACTTTCACAAGCAGCAGCCAAAATGTTCTCAGCCATGGCAGACGtgaggtgtgggggggtgggccGCGtctgacagaaacacacagagtgGTAAGGGAGGGATCATACCACTGATGCGTGAGTAGATTTAGTCATATTTATGCATGTGCAAGGAAACACGattgtgaaaatataaaaaacacaaatccagCCCCTCCCAGGCCAAGCAAAAAGGAATATTTTACTTCTTTCGTGAGATAATCAACCTCCCATCTACCCATGGAGAGGGACGCTATGAAGGGATTATGGCGAGGGAACAGAAGGCGCCTACCTCAAAACCGCTCTTCTTCATACGGCGACAGGATTTGAGGTAGGTGCGGATGCGCTTGCGTGAACGCTCCTGGAACTCTGGAAACTGTCGGCTGCACGACTCGATGATGGCCTGGATCTTCTCCTTGGGCTGCTTGGAGATGGGCACCATGCGGTCCAGGTTCTCATCCACAAACAGACGCACAAACATCTGAGAGGGTACAGCCAGAGGGGGCGAGGGAGGAGACAGACGTGGGTGAGTAGCCAGGGAGGCAGAGCATAAAAGGGAGAGGAGGCAAGGAGggatttaacattttaactcttgacatttatattattttggtaAATCGCTAACTTGACACCTTAGCACTAACTGCTAAGATATTTGACCCTCTGTGTCTGCACTGAAGAAAGCAGCGGTGAGACTCCTACATTAAAGGCCTTCAGCCTCTCCGGGTCCATGCCTTCAGAGTCAGTGATTTTGTCACCGTCATCGTGGTCGTCGTGCTCATCATCGTCATCGTCGAGTATCTGAGCACGCCCAGAAGTCAGGTCCTCTGCGCTCATGCTCAGTTCTGTCTTCACCGAGTCATAGCTTCCTGAACTATACTGAGGagactgtaaacacacacacaccctgttaCTACCCTTACAGGTAAGGATGGAAGCTGGAATAATAAATGTGGTATGGCTGTGGCCACAAAGCTCTATTGTAACGCCTTTTTGTCCTTACCTTGCTGCCGTAGTCAGGTTTCCCGAggtacttcctggttggatCAGCTGTGTAGGTCGTCCCAACAGGACTCCCCACAGGCAGCAGTCTTTCGGTTAAATTGACCGGTTGCTGGTCCTCTGAGGAGGACGATGAGGAGGTGGTGGTGCTGAAGTCCAGGGGAGCTATCACACCATTCTCAGTCACCTCCCTGTAAGGAGGCACAACGTCTGGAGGGACACTGCTCACAACCATCGCATCCGGAGGGGTCAGGGCCGGCAGCCCATTGGCACTCCCACTCTCAGAGGAGTCATCATCTTTCAGggggacaggaagagagacttcaaggagttaattagctgcagttgatttaaattaaaatgtctgtTGACTGTACATTTAGTTTTGAGTATGCACtgtgtacattatatttaagtagtaaatgtatgtgtgtttgttttcttctaCCCTTGGCTACCACTctgttactgtatatatgtgtttgGGGAGGGGCTGACAAACTGTGTGTTGCGTTGCCAGTGTGTTGGTACAGGAAATGGAGGGTACTGGGGTCAACGGTCAAACAAATTAGGGGTGCAGAGTAGGTTTCGGTCACGATGGAAATTTGATTGGGGGGAGGCATGGAGAGAAGGAGCGGGGACATGATGTGGGTAGGGGCTAAGAGGGGAGGGTGGTGAGGAGGGGGGGCAAGATGTGGGTAGGGGATAAGATGGGGAGGGTGGAGGCCCCTGGGACAGTAACGCTAACTGACTGTTTGGTAGGTGGAAGCCCGCCCCGGGCATAAGGGCCAACTGAGGTAAAGGTAGTGAATCACCCCACATGGAGTGTAATGTGGATGGATAAGCACATGACATTAATATCAGCACAAGCTTGATCCGCTCCCTCTGCTATACCAGTAGTATAGGGCTCTTCCATGCCTGCTTAATGTACATCCCAATTCCAGATCACCTCTCTCCATAACATCAACGCGCAATGATTATAGGACATTTGGTACGTATCTCGATTAGAACCCCCGTGGGTTAATGGACTACGGGAACCAGGGTTGGAGCGTGTtcctatcatcatcatcatcaacaggGCTGAAGTGGTGAGGGTCACGGCCATCGAGGTCCGTGTTGTGAACATCCCAGGGGACCTGATATtcccaacacacccacacgcagcAACGCCTCTTCAACCTCAGACCACTGTCGAAATGCGTCATGGGCCGTCAAGACGTTTGACAGGAGAACTATTTTGAGCCTCTGGACAGGTAGCATCACCAGGCTGCTCGTGAGGGTGTCTGGGGGGTGTCTGACTGTTCTCCAGGCTTCCGGGCCAACATAATTTACCGTCATTCATCAGGTGCCTTGATCCAGCCTTGTTTATACGTATTATCtggcattttatattttctcatTCACCCCACCGTGTTTATGACATAACCCTCCTGTTTACAACAGCCCACGTGAAACAGATATTCAGTAAAATAGCTCAGCATAACATTCTACTTTCATCCCAATATGTATATTTTGGTCTTAATAGTTGTACTTTTCCAGGTTTAGACATTCCTACTGCCCCGAGGGCGCTGACAATGCAAGCATTGCACCGCTCTCACCTGTAGCAAATGCCGGCTAAACCATACGGGCAACATCTGAACGCTGAGTTTATTTTGATGCAGTGTTCAGCTCAACCCAAGGCCAGTGTCTTACCATCCTCCTCTTTGAGTGCCGTCTGTGGGCTGTGTACTCTCTCCCCGTTGGGCGGACTGAGGGCAGGTACAGGCGGACGCTCAACTGAGATCCACGTGGGTTCAGCCATATCCATGTCCTCACTGCTCACCGAACTGTCGTCCTGCggggagagaaaaacaggagGACTGAGATATTTCAGAATGAACAATTTTGTCCTTGTGGACGACTCAATGGGCTGCTGAAGAGATTTCTCAGAGCTGGAGACAACAGTAGGGAAATCATATACACTGTTTTCACATGAGTAACCATTCAGTATTAGGGACTAAACGGTTAGTACAATTCCAGACGGATAGTATTACCATTtcaaatgtaaactagcattaAAACCGTGTCTAGCATCAAGCGCTCTGGTGATTTTTCTGCCTTTTAGGAGGACCAAATCTGAGGTGTAGTCCTATTTTGGGTTTTACAAGAGTGCTGAGGGAAACTTAACCAAAGATGGTCACCCTGTCAGCAGAAGATGCAAAGATAATATTGCTTCAAAAACACTTCACATCACAGTCATCGTGACCACCACCCATTACTTTATACCAAATGCTAGGTATGTTAAACCAGACAAAGTCTGTATGCTGACGTTTCTACGTTTGAATCTCAAGTGAACAAAGATGCGTACATACAGGACGTTCAGCCAGAAGCACCTTATTTCATCCTGAAGGAAAGAATGGATGTACAATCAGTGCTgttcatttgatttgtttacatCATTTGTGTTGTTATTTCCATGTCAACACCTGCACATTGCATTTGTTTACATATGGTTGTATTGTTTCTACTTGCACAATGCTTCACTTGTGTTGCTTTTATACACACATTTGATTTGCTAACTTAATGTTCTGTTCATTAAAACCTGCATTAGGGAAACTTTTACCTCTCATGGGCACATAGTGCCAtctttaatgttaatgttattattttaatgttttgcacACATAAAGTGCATATttctgctttttaaaatgtgtttgttttcaatatGAAACCTGATGAAATGATTTCAGTCTATGTATCAGTACTTTAACATTTCCAGCACATTTTAACAATACCACGATAAAACTGATAACTGTGATAATTCTGGTCACGATAACCGTGATAGGAAATGCTCATGCCGTTTCATCTCAATTTAGTATGTGTGTGAAATACTTATAAAATAGCAGCGGCTGTCAAAATTGTTTTCCActgaatggaaaatgtttgaatatatAAAAACTTTTTAGCATATACATATGGGCACAGTTGAATAAATAAGTATGACATTATTCTCTATCCAACAAGCTCTTTTGAAGGTACCACCAGAAAGAGAATTTGTAATAGTCCCCTTGAACATTATTGTTTATGGCTGATGTCACCTATAACATTTCAAACATGgcagaaaatatttgtatcaGAATGATGTACAATGCATATTTaaacatgtaaacaaatgtcAAGCGCTTTTGCCTGCAGAAGGGGATAACTGAGAGTAGACCGCTTGTCTTCTGTCTTCTATTAGTTGATCCATACTGTAGAGATCTTGCACTTCTGAATACAGCCATTCCTGTATGAGTATTGGCATGTAGGTGCATTTTCAGATGGGTGTGGTGTGAGGCTCGTTACATAATGAGAGTACATTACAATGACAGTGAAGGCACCAGGCACACTCAGTCCTAGTTTAGGAAATGCCATTTTCTCCTGACATTGTGGACACCACTGTGGAAGGTAACAAAGAGGGGGGGAAATCTCCCTGTTAAATAATGTGTCTTGAAGCATTGCTATTTTTAACTGTGGAAGTAGAATCCCCAAACATGCTCAGTGTAGCGGAACACAGAAAGGAGAGGACTAAAGGGGGTTAGCTGCTTGAGgaatgaaacaacaaaacacacaaactcacacacacacacatttggtgTACATCGATAATTACAACTGAACATTGACATGAGTGGTGTTGTTGATTATTATGGCATTGTTTAACTGGACCTGGCTATATGCTCTACCAACAGGTGGGACAACTCTAAATGCATTACTCAGCAGAATGAACAGCTATAATGGCTGCATATTTGACCATGTCTCACTGTTGAAATCTCAGTGTTCTTATTGTTGCTAACATTCATCACGCCTCTGGCCCTCTTGTAGAATTGATGAGAAAGATGGTGGTGTTTACTTACAACCAGACCTGGTCTGTATGCTTGCATGTTAGGCGTGTTTCAGATGGAGATAGGATATTTATGAATACACTTTCTAACACTTCTAAATAGAAAACATGCAAAGAACATATGAGAAGCAGCTGGCTTGAGCCCCACACAAACTGTACAGTAAGAACTAAGCATTGAACTCCAATCCTCCTGGGAAAGCAGCCTTCTGAGGCTTGAGCAGTGTCGAAAGGACTAAGGCTCTTACTGACTGCTCTATTAGGTACCCAGTGAAGCATGGCCTAATAAAGAGTGAGAAGAGGGGAGcaaagacagatggagaaatAAATTCAGGggcaagagagggagggagagtggcaGAGACATATAGAGAGAGTGGGAGTTGGGGGGGTGCAGGGACATattgggggagggagggggacataTTGGGGGAGGGAGACTGTCCCTAGACGCAGTTGGAGACACATGCATTGTCCGCAGAACCAAAGGATATAATAAAATTGGCTACCATATTCGGTGCATAATACCAAACTTCCAAAAGCGTTTGGAAAACAATGACCCTCACAATAGAAGTTATATTTACAAGAACTCTCCCATCTGATGcagttttatattttctctCCATCATTATATCCGAGCACAAATAATCTACCACTTCACACATAATTAACGCCATGCCATTTCGAAACGATAGCCAGGAAAAGTGATATCATGACATATCATGAGTTGGACCACATAGGCTACCATGCCCTGCTGACAATGTCATCCACGCAAAACGGAACAAACCGCCAGATGCATCACTACATCTGTCAAACGGGTTTAGTGCGTGAAGTCTTCATTGAATCGCGTAGACAGTATTGAAAACAGATATATTTATTGTAGACGCGTTAATATTTATGAGTAAAAAACACGTTAAAAAGGGCTTAAGGGCGGGGAATATGACTTACCTAGGCATATTGTTATCTTTACCtcaataaaagaaaaacgaaATAAtacacctccctctcttcttcaaCAATATCCGTCCGGTGATTTCACTATAGAATACGGAGCTGATGTGTTGAAGTCCAGCGTAGGAGAGGCGGAGCGTTGCCTCTGATGTCATTGTACATAGTGTCATACCAAATAGCCTCCCCTGCTTTTTTGGCTTAATTCTTTATCAATCGATTTTTTTACGTAGCATATTTTTTTCATGCCTGGTTGGAACTCTAGAAGTATGATAACATGAGTCTGGgactgtatttgttaaatgCATTGCAGTTTAGTGTTTTCTCAGGTTCCAGAGGGTTTTCCTGTCTTTTCCATGATTGCACCAGACTTGCAAAACACTCCCGGCTCTGGCTGATCGTCACGTGCTGAGCGGAACTGGGGGGCCGGGTTCTCGTAGCGCGCGTTTGATTACACCATCCCAGACGCGGTATTGAGCTCGCTAAACACTCCGGGCGGAACAAAAAACATCCGCGGCTAGAGCTCCGAAAGCCCGAATCAGGTGTTACCCCTGGTCTAAGCTGTGGATAGGCCTCTCAAGTTCTCAAAAGGTGAGGAAAGGTTAACAACACAAACTGTCACTCAAACACCGACAAAAACACTAAATATCTTACCCGCTCATTGGCAGTCATGCACTGTAGTTTCATCTGTTTCAGGTAGGTGGCAGTCAGGGGCATATTATAGTCAATGAGGTCCGGGACAAGGGATGTTGGTCGATCATTCTCTGCGATGAGCGTAGAAACAAATGCAGAGTATGACTTTCAAGACAAAATGAAGTAAACCAAGCTATGGTGCGTTTTGTACCACTGTAAATGAATGAAACGCTCATGGCTCAAAACTAACACCTATAGGCCTATCTTAGAGCTTGTCCAGTTATCCTGTAAGCCATTTAAGTTATTCAACAACCAGGCACAGGCCAATGGTTTTGATTCACAAGAGAGACCATGCATCGGATCTGATGAAACAGTCTCTGACTGAAAGGCAATAATGACAAGTAAAAGGTTAGTAGGCACTGTGGCCCATAAGATCTGCCGTTCTTATTATAAAGCAGTGAACTACCCTACAAGAAGCTGTCTGTCTACCTCACTGTAACCACTAGAGGGACCCCATTCTCCTTCACTTGAAACATCTCTTTCATTATTTCGGACTCTTGGGTCTTTGTTACATCATTTGGCATAATGATGGACTCTGCTTCCAAAGTCCACACCTTTAATTGGCTGACTAAACATACACAAAGACCTATGATATATTTTAACCACACGGTACATTGAGTAAAGTGTGAGAAGCCCATTGAAAATGGAGCTAAACATGTGTTAGCAGTCAGTCAAAGTAGTAGAAGGTTATGCCTCTTTCAGCAGTGCATTATAAGTCTTTGCCTTTGTTGTTATTCAGATACATATTAtattcaaaaaagtatttatttataagGCTTTAATAAGTCAGTAAATACTGGTAGCCTGACTGGGGACTTGGTTACCTTTGAACTCTGCGGTGCTGGGATTGATGTGCATCCGCTTCTGACACTCTCCACAGCTCATTAGGAAACGTGTCACTGCCTCCCTGGGTAGGAAGGCGTACGTCTCTGCTATCTGTGCCAGGGGAAAGGTCAGTGTGCACAGGTCAGTGCAGGAAGAGAGAAACCCATTAACCGGTATTAACGCCTGGAATCAATGACCGTTAATGCAGCATCTGGGCTTGGCATAGTGAGGAAGAAGGGAATCATACAGTCCTTTTCCAagaatctctctctttcccctcctgTCTGCTGCCAAAGCCCTGACACTTTGACTCAACTGTGTACTTATTTCTGTTTTGATATACCAGGCTGGAGCCGGAGCAGGGGCCTTCTCTCCTCTACTCTCTCAGGTGCAGCGAACATGTATATTCcactatctctccctctctcacgcTCTGTCTCCTTTCCCTGTttatctctgcctctctgccccCCCTGGCGTTTCCCGGCGAAGCAAGGCGACCTTCACGtcacccccctctcccctctcccagAGGCAACGGAGAAGGAAAGGCCACCCAGAGGAATCTGCACTTCCCAGAAGGCCACAGTGACAGCTTCATATTATGGCGCTGCCCCAATGGCGCTCTGTGCCTTCTCAAAAGGGTACACGCTATGAGACGTGACAGGACCTCTCTACGGGGCAAGggcgagagggagagatggcCCTGGTCCCCGGGGAAAGTAACAGCCATGATCCCCAAAAAAAACTGTCTCCCAACACAggcacagaccccccccccgccccccaccccgCAGACCCAGACAGTCACACTATGCAACTGTTTAATCTAGGAAGGCAAGTGCTGCTGGTGGGGGTTTGTTGAACTACTGGAGACTTTTGTCTCCTGTAAAGGATGCATTGTTGCCTTAGTAACTATTGATGCTATGAATAAGCCAAActataaaatgtctgtttatgtgGCTGTTTCTAAGAGAACGGGAGAAGGTTTTATTATGGTCCAAAGCAGAGTTTTTGTATCGAGCGAGAAAGAAACATTCACCTGTATTTTGGGTGAAACAATTACTTTCATCAGAATTTCCTGACAAACTCGCCTTTAATGACACAATCAGTGTGACATTTATATTGTCACATGGACAAATAATCTTTAATTCATTACAGTGAACCTTATCAAAATTTAAAGAaccaataaacacatttcattgtaatagtttttttaataatctgTCAGAAACTTCTGTATATTTGTCCCATGAAGTAATTTgtacttaaaacatttttggaggtCAAGTTGCTTTGTGGATTCGTTAACTGGACTGATAATTCAACTGATCTAGCACGACTACCGATTGATCGTTTCTTTTGGCGCGCCGCCAGTCTTACCGCTTTGTAAGTCTTCTTCTGGCCAGCATGTTTAGGTGCTCTGCCAGGGTCTGCACCCATCTCCACATGCATGGCATAGATGATATCGAAGAAATCCTCCACAACTGCTACCCTCTTCAGGGACGAACTGTCCTGGGCCGAGCCTGCATCAGCACACTggaaaacagagagaaggaTTCAGTACCCcggcttgtgtgtttgtgtctgtgtctgtgtgtgtgtgtgtgtatatgtgtgcatCCGTTTTATATAGAAACGGATATCTGAAACATAACAGTCACGGAAATCTGAAAAACTCCCGACTCCTGAGGCTATTGGCGAATGCAGGGCTTATATTGGGAATGTTAACAAGATGGTTTTCTTATTCAAGAATTTAGAACAGTGAGTATGAGTCAGCAGAGCGATGTGGATCAGCACactggagaggagaacagagagcagCTCAGGCAGGGTCCAGGACAAATCAAACCAGAATCAGCTGTACTGAGATGTCCAGTGTTACCGTACCTGTGTGCTGAACTCCCAGGTTTACAGGCTGAtagcctgtctgcctgtctgtctgtctggggctAGCCTAATAGTGTTTCCTGCCAGATGTCAATGGCCCAGGTTGCTCCTTCTGGCTCTGGGTATCATCATACACacatgtatgtacacacacacacacacacacacacacacaataaccagAGAACTGCTGGGGCTGGTGTACTCTGGTGCTCTGGTCATCCCCTTAGCAGAGCTTCTTCACCCCttcacagtctgtctgtgtcacacACCCTCTGATATGGCTGCactccagagagagagagagagagtgagagatgtcTGGGGTGTCACAGGAAGGGgcaccaccagcaccacctcATCCCCACGGTCAGTGTTTATAAATAACTGCACCTCTCGTCCAACACTGTACAACACAGAGATCTCCTCCTACAGCTAACCCCCAGCAGCCACCCTGCTTCCCGTGCCACTGACCCCGTCACCATAGAAACTGCCACAATCTCTCTCTCGGGCAGGTGTGCAGGGCAGAGGATCATGTGACACTCAGTTGGAACTCACATTGCAAGGGCAACGGCCTTGCTTTTTAGTAATCTACCAACCACACGGGCTTCCTGTCTTTACCTGGTAACCACAGTGCTTTTTCTCTCCCAGCCCgttcagaataaaaaaaaaatttcttctttcatttgtccctttttttttatttattatccaTAGAACCGCTTGTGGTGGGTGTTCTTTTTAATCTGGTGTGTTGTTTCATGGACACATAAATATATGTGAACTGAGGTTTTTGTGAATTGTGTATATCCTTGAGTAGATGCCAAGGGCACTTCAACAAAATATTGGAAGGATGCTATGCATGTCTTTGGCACACAGTAAAAAATGTAGGTTCCAAAATCAGTGCTTTGTGCCAAGCTGTGGGATGTCAGGGGATGTGTTCTAGGTGGGTCTCCGAGTTCAGGAAGTTATCCCTGCCCTCACTGAGGAGTCTCTTTTTTCATCTGTCCTCAGCTCTGTCCTGCTTCTCCTATTTGACATTTCTTTCTTCCAGCAGTAactgtccctctcttccttcgttcCTCTgtcccattcattctttcctccccacctccctgcTCCTTCTCTCCCAAGTGCAAGGTAATGATCGTTGCCATGGCAACTAAAACCAGCTCACAGAGCGGGTTTGTTTTAATCCggcccctctccctctttctctcctctctccctctttctctcctctctctctctctctctctctctctctctctcttatcaagcattctctcctctctctctttctctcctctcgctccgtctccctccctttctctctcttcttttttctttctcgctctccctttctccacTCTCCCCCCCGTGAGCATGTTCCAGATGTAATAgcctaataataatgaaataataacaCTAACAATGCTAATCATCGTCGACCCCGAAAGGTGTAATTCTCATTGGACGTTGTTCGGGACAAAAACAGTGAACAGGTCCTTTATTTTCAGCATATTCTGTAGAAAAGTAATTCAATACGGGACGTTGCCGTACTGGACGAAATCTACCGGTGTTACATCTGCCACTGTCCTCCGACACTGCAACACAGCATCTCTCACTAACCAAGTTTCCTATAGCTGTTATTGCCTTTCTATGCCTgatatttcagttgtttgtgGTACAGCCACATGACTACATCACCCTTGGCAGGAAGCAACCCAGAGTCAATCTGGCCATCGGTCTTGTCAAAAGATTTTGGATCCATCTGAAGCGTTGCAGACTGCTAGTGAAGATAAACAGATAAACTCTTTCATGTGAAACATATGCACAACTCAAGTCGTGGTTGGAACACGTGTTCATACTGGGTGTCTGTATTAGCGTGTTAGCGAGTGTGCCCGTGGTCATGTTTGTCTTGTTAAATGCTGTGTCTGTTTATTCAGCATAGTTTGCGTTGCGTTGCATCTCAGAAGGGAGGCCAGCTGTTGAATGATTCTGTAAATATGTGGTCTCATCAGCATCACAGAATTTTATATAAGGAGGAAGACATGTCAGCAGCCCTAATCACCATCACCACATAAACCTATCAACACTAAATtctaactctctctccctttcttctcaccctctccctctctccttcttcccttttctccttctctccatctttctaaTCCCACAGGACTTTGCTCTCACAAGCCACAGCACACACcccatcccctcctctctctctcctctccctgtcccgCTCCAAACAGCCCTGTTGCTAGGAGACTGGAGGGGTTGAAACggccctgcccccccccccccgccccccccggCAGTCACATACACGAGCAGAGAGCGAGCCACTGAGGGGAGAGGGGCGAGCAGAGGAGGAACGGTCCTGCACACTGACGGAGCGGCAGGTCTGGAGGCAGCTGGGTCACACGGACAGGCCAATActgaggggaagagagaaaccACGGCAAACATCTCAAATGAAAGGCCAATTCATCCTCATCGGAGGAGGGACAGAAAACGCACCAAAGCTCTCCGGCCGTCAGAACATCAGGTTGGACAGCTGTAAATCCTCATGAGCACTGCCCTCACCACTGAGACAGCAGAACTGTCTGTAAATCACATCCACAGTGTGACGTTTTTAATAAGCGGAACACCGCGCAAACAGTAGCAGTGCTCCAGCTGTGATGGTGGCAGAGAGACGGCGAAGTGGGCCAGCTGAGGTAAAGGATGGCTCTGTCAACAGTGTTCATGACTCAGGTTATCTCATCGGCGAAGCGACAACGGGTCACCTTTTAGAAGTCCCGTCTCCCCCTGGTTAACCCATCAGCGACCCATCAGTGAGTTAATGGAGGCATAAATGGGAAATCCCTCATGTCCTTACTAGGGAAGGGGGACTGGGCTGGGGAAGGGAGGCTAAGGGACTAGGGTGAAAAAGACATACAACAAGATCCGTGTGCATCTTTTTAAAAGCCTCTCTTTCTGCTGGCCTAACTCCTTGAATTTTGCTCTTTCTTTTCCAATTCTTTCTCTACTTCTCCCGGTCCCTCAGTACATAAAACCCCTTCATTAAATCCACATTATGTCTCCCGCTCACTCCTCTTCCTTGCCACTCCCTCTCCTACCCTTCTTTcagcctctctttctccaaTGATGATCATTAAATAATAGAGAATGTGACATTCTCAATACCTGATCCTTTGCCTCAgctgtccaggcactctgtgcTCTGTTGATGTTCCACTCACCACCCTGTAAACGAATCATCCCAAACTACTACAATGACCTCCTCCATCTTGTCTGCTGTGTTATATCCAGATAATAATGACATACTTTTAGTATTTTTGTTCTTTTGTAGTTTGTTAAATCTTGGTCACGCTACAGCATAAAACCAATAGCAGAGAGTAGTAATAATATTTAACTCTGAGGCAGTGttaggcagtgtgtgtgtgtgtgtgtgtgtgtgtgt is a window from the Esox lucius isolate fEsoLuc1 chromosome 12, fEsoLuc1.pri, whole genome shotgun sequence genome containing:
- the nol4la gene encoding nucleolar protein 4-like, which encodes MATKKSSCTDVTKRSRSPVVLEAEMFSEFQDWCLRTYGDSGKTKTVTRRKYNKIMQTLLQNDDSDGMYVDNSHINAKFKFWVKSKGFQVGSNILGEHKKGASGKPVLYVPVKSTCADAGSAQDSSSLKRVAVVEDFFDIIYAMHVEMGADPGRAPKHAGQKKTYKAIAETYAFLPREAVTRFLMSCGECQKRMHINPSTAEFKENDRPTSLVPDLIDYNMPLTATYLKQMKLQCMTANERDDSSVSSEDMDMAEPTWISVERPPVPALSPPNGERVHSPQTALKEEDDDDSSESGSANGLPALTPPDAMVVSSVPPDVVPPYREVTENGVIAPLDFSTTTSSSSSSEDQQPVNLTERLLPVGSPVGTTYTADPTRKYLGKPDYGSKSPQYSSGSYDSVKTELSMSAEDLTSGRAQILDDDDDEHDDHDDGDKITDSEGMDPERLKAFNMFVRLFVDENLDRMVPISKQPKEKIQAIIESCSRQFPEFQERSRKRIRTYLKSCRRMKKSGFETRPTPPHLTSAMAENILAAACESETRNAAKRMRLDVYQGPEEPATVDKNGSRDPTSVTPSGFSLAASAYSQSQSQDSVYTNGTNGGLNYSFRSYGAISNNLPTTGAATQTNGPTDLSMKSVAPTSSSSSCSNSHGGGGGGGASAQLSPPEVTAVRQLIAGYRESAAFLLRSADELENLILQQN